CTGTTGTGCTGGCACTGTATTAGGTTTCCTTCCAGTAGCCAGAATGTGCCCAAAGAATAAATCATAGTTTCACAGTTTTAAATGGAGCATAAGCCAAATCAGATTAGACATTTGTATACTCATTAGGAGAATTAGATGCGCTATTTAGTAGTGTTGGAATGCTTTGAgccaaaaatatatttctactcttgagcCCGATAAAACCTCTTGTTATGCACAATAAACGTcaaatttggaattttaaaaatttgaagtaaTTGCAGTTAATATGAACACCTAATCTGTTTTGGTTGAAAGAATTCTAATTTAATGCTCTCACTTAACTGGTGAAAAGACAAGTGTTTTCCTGATCTCATGGGACCATCTAGAAATGCTGCTCTGTGAATCTTTAGGACAACAGTCTCCAACTAAGCTAACTGTCCTGCTGTAGATCCATGAACTGTGAGTGTCTGTTTCACTCCAATCATCGGATAGAGGAAAGATTGATACAGTACATGTAGAGTTTTATCTTCCCTTCTAGATGTTTACAATCTACCTGTTGTGCTTGCTTTATCAAGGTGGGCCATGGCAGAAGGTTATGGAGCCTGCTTAATAAACAAGCCAGAGCTCATTCAAGATATGGTGAAACAAGTAAGGAATCAAGTGGAAAACCCTAGATTTTCAGTTTCAATTAAAATAAGGTAAACAAAGTATTTCAGTCTACTAACAAGTTATTACttggaaagtttaaaaatactCCTTTTGTTTAGTGATGTGGTATGTATCTTAAATTAGAGACTGGTATGTGGAAATATCGAGAGATATTTGTCTAGCAAATAGATATAAACTCCATTCTTAAATTATAAATTCTgaaatcttatttctttttttttttttttttttttttttggtttttcgagacagtgtttctctgtggctttggaacctgtcctggaactagctcttgtagaccaggttggcctcgaactcacagagatccgcctgtctctgcctcccgagtgctgggattaaaggcgtacgccaccaccgccaggctgaaATCTTATTTcttaatacaaaacaatatattccCAATTAAAAGACCTCGCCAACCCCTCAACTTTCTCCAGATTCTATTTAACTAATGCTAAGAAACATCCCTGGCACCAGCTAGAAAACAGGAAGGATATCTGCACTAATAtttaacaattaaaagaaaacaagattccAGTGTGAGAGGCCTGCACATAACATAATGTGTTAGGATGACCTCTTTGTGTTCCTCTATGGCAGTGTGCTGTTGACTCTTAATTTCTCGGCACTAATAAGGAAAAGCAGTGGGGAAGGGAAAGACATTTGTCACCATGTTGTTTCCATAGTCAAATAACTAAAGCCAAGGTATTGAATGGGAATGATCACAACAAAACCTTATTAATAGTGACATGAGGTGATAATACAATATGGTGAAGCTAAGTAATGTAGCAGATGAAGTCTCTTAGTTATTTTAGCATTAAAATCTGTGTGCTATGAACGGCTACAATTCTGAAATTATAGGATCCATGATGACCTTAGAAGAACCGTAGATCTTTGCcagaaggctgaagcagcagGAGTGTCCTGGGTTACAGTTCATGGAAGAACCACTGAAGAAAGACACCAACCTGTCCACTATGATGCCATTAGAATGATAAAGGAAAGTGTGTCTATACCTGTGGTTGCTAACGGAGACATAAGAAACttgaaagaagcagagaatgtGTGGCAGATGACTGGGACAGATGGTAAGAAATAAATACtgggatttttttgttatttaataagGATTCAAAAGTTAGGATGGGGGAGTGATGTTAATTTGATTTTGTGTTTCACACTGAGCCATATTTTCCTATTGTACTAATTTAAGCTAAGTATTTTATTACAGTGCTGCCAGATCTTTTCCTTACGAATAGATCATTTTATAAGGGGTACATTCATTGTACTGCTCCATCATACCTGGTGATGGCGTATTTATTGAGTTGTGAACTTGCTGCCCACAGGAGCCTCGGAACGGCCATGTGGTTTCATTCCCCGTACGTAATTAACAAGCAGCCCTGTGGTAACTGTTGCTGGATGAAAGCAAATAGACTCAGCTTTAAGCAGTCCAATAATGACGACATGAATGTCTcctaaagaaacaattaatatagatctctttttaaaattagttgtaTAAATATAATTAGTTTATCAGTGGCACCAGAATCAACTTCTTTCTTGTTGTAATTCATTAATTTGTAGTAAGGGTattctgaaatctcaaaataatacTTTTTGATAAATGCTCTTGCATTGCTTGGACTGATAATGATGGATTCTTAAGTTTATGGAAAAATACCTTATGCTTTAATTTGCAGGTGTGATGGTCGCAAGGGGACTTTTAGCAAACCCAGCTATGTTCGCTGGCTATGAAGAAACCCCGCTGAAATGTATCTGGGACTGGGTTGACATCGCTCTTGAACTTGGAACTCCTTTTATGTGTTTCCATCAACATTTAATATACATGATGGAAAAGATAACATCGAGGCAAGAAAAACGAGTATTTAACGCCCTGTCGAGCACGTCAGCAGTCCTGGATTACCTTACGGACAATTATGGTATTTGACTAGACTGTCTAAGTCACTGTCCTATATATTTTATCCCACATGGAGCCATATGAGGTCACATTAAGTCTGTGGCTTTTAACTTCAATACAACAGCGGTCATTGGGGCCAGACGTGGTGGCACATTTCTCAAACCAAGCGCTCAGAAAGCTGAAGGAAGAAGAttgcaagttctagaccagcaaaactctatctcaaagaacgaataaaagaaaaattccccaGAATTTTtaaaacctggggctggagagattgctcacaGTTaaaaccactggctgctctttcagagttcCTGGGTCTCATTCTCAGCTCTCAAGTAGCTGCTCACtagtaactccaggtccaggggatccaacaccttcttcggGCCTCCTCAGGCAACAGCCcagcatgtggtgcacagacatgcagccaaaacacaaaattttttaccaaatttttttttaaaaaaatcaattcctaTACCCCTTCCTCATGGATTCCAAAGAATCTAGGAGGTTCATACATCCCATAGTCCCAAATCAAATACTGAAAAACTTTGTTCCAAGTCTATGGattgtggggggtgtgtgtggaatTTTTACTAAAggtattgtttttaatgtttttaaataaaacttttttaatatCAAGAAGTTATGACTCATCTGTAAgttaacaaatacatttttaattttttgaaagtttAGGAAGTAGTAGAACAAATGTCTACATccatacaaaatgaaaaagaacaaggacTTCTGTGTATGTCAGACtgaacattaaaattttaaatttgaaaatcaaCTGGTACATTTTCTATTGAATCTATACCTCAAAGTATGTAGGTTGTATCTAACTGAATTTGATTACATGTGATATCGgctataatttaaaagtaagattaGGGCCAACAAGAAAGCACAGTGGTGCTTGCCTtggccaagtctgacaacctaagttcaattctgggacccatgtggtagaagaagagaaccattTCCACAGTCTTCATGCCTCCACACATTCACCCCCcgtgttgtgatattttgtttgtgttctgacaaataaagcttgcctggagatcagagggcagatcTAGCCACATGTTAACCATAGAgacctggagatcagagggcagagctagccacaagttaaccatagaggcctgGAGATCTgtacagacaggagacaggaattGATAGGGCTAGGCacagacaggatcttgcccctttggtctgaggattcatagagctAAGAAGTGACTGTGGCTGTTCCTTGGCTtatctgatctttcagcatttaccttGATATCTGACAAGACTAATTAGGATCACATCTAAGGTTCAACTTTTGGGGCATGATTGTGCTTCACACCATGCACACAAatagtaaattatatatatattttaagattagGTGGAGCTCGTCAAGTGAGAGCAAATTTAGTTCATTTTAAGCACTAGATTATTGTGTTACTAATGAGCTGGGCAGAGTCCTTTATTCTACCCATATGGAAATGTCGGTGAGTGAGAAGCCTTTCCAGCACTGGCTTTGGCAGTTTTATATCCCTCAGCATTTTACAGCAAGGTGGTGGTGCTCTTGTGTTATTAGGATTCTTTTGCAGGCCTGAAGTATCCAGTGTTACTCCTCTGATTAGTGTGAGTCTAGGAAGCATGGATTCTTAACCTTTGACAACAGCCTTTATAGCTTTAGGTACCATGATTCTCAGGGCTGAGATGTTAGGATTTCCCTAGCCTTGGATATTGGCTATTTAAAAGCTCTCTGGAACTATACCACCACTCAGGGCCTACAGTTTCAGAATCTTACAGCCTTCTGTGCAACCTCAGAGGCTCTTTACCCTCTCTTACCTGTTTTCACTGTTCTTGTACCTGCCCTAGTCTCTGTGCCCAGCTGCTCAGCCACCTCTTGTTGCTGTGATTGCACTGGGACAGTAActccttctgctgctgtgtttctgttgctgtccCTGAAGCCTGTGTTTCCTGAGAATGTCAAACCCATCGGTGGCTCCCAGGCACTACTGCAACTATACCGTCACCACAGCTACTCCTAATAGCACAATCAGGAGGCTGATGAGGTCCTGAAGTGATCTCCAGCATCAGTGTAAAAATGCAGTTGTGCGgactgagagatgactcagtagttaagagcatttgctcgtgcagagtacctgggttcagttcccagcacccaaatggcttACAACtatagtagtatattatttgtgttttaataaataaagcttgcctgaagatgagaggGGCAAAGCAGCCATGGTAGTCAGCTATActggccagggagtggtggcgcacaaccCTTAGTCCCAGGACTCGGAAGACTGAGGCAAATGAATCTCTGTGAAGTCAAGGATACCCTGGGCTACAGGGCCGACTCCCAAAAAGATCCAGGTGTTGGTAGTTCATGCCTTTTATCCTGGTGTTTGGGAGTCccgcacctttaattccagcactagggaggtggagacaggagtgatatggctgggtggagagagggatataaaagggaagagaggaaatcagtggagtgtggagtctgaggattcatgaaGGCAGGACCTTGCCGTTTGGGTCTAGAGagtttggtagaggtaaaaggtctctctagtggttgattgttttgcttttctgatcttcagtttgaactcccatatctatctctgggtttgtATTCTTCGTGCAACataaaaccatctgtaattccagatctagggaatctgacaccttcttctctgtggacaccaggcatgcttgtggtacacatacatacatgtaagcacatgtacacaaaattttttttaaaaaaatccaattgtGTTGGCATACaattgtaatcccagtgctggggaggcagagacatttgGATCTCACTGTCTAGTCAACCTAGCTTAATCtgtgggccagtgagagacctctCCTCAAACAGCAGCCGGACAGCTCCTAAAGAGCAACACCCAAagtgcctctggcttccacacaagGCACGTAACACACACCTCATATTTATATTCTGTAGGAATTCTTTCAGGTACCTCAACTCGCCTCAAACTGGGATTCTTGGCTGTGCCACAAAAAATGAATTTTGGGGACTAAGTATGACGCAGAATtggagtttattattttttattattttttggtttggggtCTCATGTAGTCACAAGCAAGCTTCAGACTCACTACGTTGCTGTACGTGACCTTGAATCTCTGATTcttctctttccacttcctcagtattgggattacaggtatgtaccacacATATAGCGGAGAAGGTTCTAGAGATCAAAGCCAGGGTGAACAACTGAGCCGTATCTCTAGCCAAAGCTAGAATTTATCAAGAAGAGTTCAGAtccacagcacccatgtaaaagtcaaTATGGTAGTATGTCCTTGgagtcccagcaccacaaaatagTCAGGAGGATCTTAGGGTCTCTgtggccagtcagtctagacaAGCAGTGAAGTCCAGGTTCAGTAAGAAGCCCTctccaaaaaaaaggaaatatgggCAAGTAGAGAGGAAGACATTCGACATTCACCTCTGACATAgtcaaaaaatgttttaaagactttaaagacAGATTTGAGCACAGACATTTATGCTAGACGCTCACCCAAAGGACAATGCAAACCCAACTGGAGGCATGGGGTACTCAAATTAAGTGACCAGTAAGTGTCTTAACAACAGCCTTGCAGATGACTTTCATAGCTTCTGAAATTACTTTTTTCAGTAAATGTGAACAGTGTGGTTCTAAAGTGCATTATATGATAAGGTACGCGGAAAACAGGTTGTGCAAGAGTTTAGGTCAGGTCTTTTACCACAAGCAAAGCTGGAAGACTTTTTTGTTCAGAAATGAAGGCCACCAATAGTTTCAGGAGGGGACAAGCATTCAGAGATAAAGAAAGCCCAATGCCAGGGAAAGCAAGCTTAGGCTTTTGGCTatcaaccaaagaaaaacaaaaaggcaggtgttagctttttcttaattagaacacaaaaaagcaagcaagcttaGCCCTgctacatggcagaaggaaactCCGTAAAGAAGCACGTCTTAGGATGTATAAGTACAGTATTTTATTAAGGGGATAATTATCTCTCCCACCTCTTTAAAGTGTCTCCAAATCAATCAGATTTCCTGGGAGTGGACTCTTGTCCAGCTTAACGGAGGAGATAATAATATGTAATGTTACAATATTTGGAGCAGATCGAGATGCTAAGTCTCCACCTACAGCAGGGATATTTCATTTTGGCCAGGAGGCCTAAGGAGGGCAGTTGTTAGCTTTTCCTTTCTCATGTCACCAGGAAAACAGGAGATAGAACACAGAGTTAACCACGAGGGAGTCTACCCTCAGTGTTTCCCAGAACCTATCTAGTTACCTAACAGAATATGGTTAGGTAGAGCATACCCACACCCATCTTTTCCTAGTAGTCACTGAAGTTGCCTGGTCCCACCAATGGACAAGAGCAGGGAAATAAAAGGCTCCCTGACGATACAGAGACtgccgtctcaaaaacaaaatgtacaacTCCCCAGGACTGGACCCtcatttaaatttagtttaactGGGGACAGGGAGGCAGGTTGCCACCGTAAAACGGCTGGCTAGATTCGAACCCCGCCTGGGCCCTGGCTCCCACCACCGCGCGCCGGCGGCACCGTGGAGGAGCCTGCGTCACCCCGCGCACTCCACGCCGCGCACCAGGAAACGGCGGTCGCGCCAGTGTGACCTCAGCCCGGCCCGGCACGCTCCCGGCGGCGTGTGACGAGCGACGGCGGGTAAGCCCGACGGCGCCGGGCGGCCTCCCCGAGGAGCACGGCCCGCAGCTCGGCCACGGTGACCGGAGGCCCCGGGAAGCTTGGGGGCCGCAacgaggggagggagggaggcttcgCGGGCCATGCGCGCATGCGCGCGGCCTCGTCTCGCGGGGCCGGGGGAACTCCCAGCAGGCCCCGCGCGGCGTGGGGCCGTTCACCCGGGCTTGTGTGAAAGTGAAGTCTTTCTCTGTTCAGGtgtgaagaagaaaacaataaccATGACAGTCCAATGGGTGGCGGTTGCCAGCTTTCTCTATGCTGAAATAGGACTCATTTTAATCTTCTGCCTGCCCTTTATTCCTCCTCAGAGGTAGGACACATTCAGATCTTTACCAAATGTTGGATTTGGCTTCTTCAGGCAACGGCGTGTGACGCTTTTCGTGGGGTTAGAAAGTTTGGGTCTccgggatggctcagtgggcaaagggcGCTTGCCGCCCCgagaggacctcagtttgatgCCTGGAAACAATGTGGTGGAGAGGGAACCGGATctacaaagttgtcttctgacagccACCCTGATGTGCCCAGAAACACAGCGGGATGGGGTGCATGGGGAGGAAAGTTAGAAAGACAGTTCATAAAAAGTACTCGTTAAAcaaggcaggcggtggtggcacagggctttaatcccagcgcttgggaggcagaggcaggctggtctctgtgagtttgagctggTTCCAGGTTCTCTgtttacgcagagaaaccctactcccccaaaaaaagaaatttagagaaAAGTACTCTAAAAACGAAACCCAGATTGCTCTCTGGTAACAGTATTACAATGCTACATTTTAAAGCTTGGTTATGTATACAAGTGGAATTTACCCccacctttttctttaaaaagagaacctCGTCTTTTTGGTCTTGATTACAGGTATAATAAAGCAGTGTCATGCTATTTATGCCGTGGACAcctgtcctgtcctgacttcatgttttcctttctttctactaCCCTGGATTGGAGCAGTGAAATAAAGAGCTGGGTGCAGAACTGTTAATTGGGACAGTGGAATTGCTGTGTACAGACCAAAACATAGAGATGGTTCTCAGGTTTGACCTCAGgcagaaaagaaacaatttcattaataatcattttacttttcattccAGTCAAAATTAATGGGAATGTGTTAAAAATGTTGGTTATGTAAACTGTCAGTCACATATTAGCTTTACTTACTTCGTAAAGAACTTTCTGCCTTCTTGAAAGTGCTGAATGTCCAGTATACTCACAGACTTTCCCTTGTTCCTGATTAGGTCCAGGAACTTGCTATCTTGAATGGGGAAGTATATTTATAAGAATGATGTTGTAAGGTATTTTGTTACCCTCCTGACATAGAGGAAATCAGTCTTCTCCCCTTCAACTTGAAGTTATTGTTGATagttcttttcaaaatttattaacAGTTTGTCATATCTTAAAGTAAAAATACCACATTGTGCTTCTGATATGTGGTCACAAGCTGATTACCTTCTCGGGTCTCCTTTTGACTCAGTGTATCACCCATTTAAAGGATTTACTGCAGAGTTGGGCACCTTCCCAGTCCCAGGATGGATCACTTGGTCACACTTCGCCACTCATAACTCATCGTTTCTTGCCTCTGCAGCTTTGTTTAtgctgctcagtctgtatagaCTACTTCCACATCTCATTTCCTCTGTTCAGACCTCGACCTGGGCCATAGATAAATCATATGAATATTTCCATGTGTCAAGGTTTACATAGATATATAAACTTTTTCCCCAC
The Microtus ochrogaster isolate Prairie Vole_2 chromosome 1, MicOch1.0, whole genome shotgun sequence DNA segment above includes these coding regions:
- the Dus4l gene encoding tRNA-dihydrouridine(20a/20b) synthase [NAD(P)+]-like; its protein translation is MRSDSIPITICQERKKDPIEMFHSGQLVKICAPMVRYSKLAFRTLVRKYSCDLCYTPMIIAADFVRSVKARDSEFTTNQGDCPLIVQFAANDARLLSDAAQIVCPYASGIDINCGCPQRWAMAEGYGACLINKPELIQDMVKQVRNQVENPRFSVSIKIRIHDDLRRTVDLCQKAEAAGVSWVTVHGRTTEERHQPVHYDAIRMIKESVSIPVVANGDIRNLKEAENVWQMTGTDGVMVARGLLANPAMFAGYEETPLKCIWDWVDIALELGTPFMCFHQHLIYMMEKITSRQEKRVFNALSSTSAVLDYLTDNYGI